From Hymenobacter sedentarius, a single genomic window includes:
- a CDS encoding SDR family oxidoreductase, with protein MVNLFSLLDKTAIVTGACGLIGRQHCAALALAGANVVVADLDLAACAAVAAELPGGHHMPLAVNVISPDSLATARDQILAQFGHIDVLVNNAAINDMFENPALAADLSKFENFPLSTWQQSLEVNVTGVFLAAQVFGTPMAVQGHGSIINVASTYGLVGPDQSIYVNAQGEQTFFKSPSYPATKGAVISFTRYLAAYWGKRGVRVNTLSPGGVENNQDGFFIQQYSAKTPLGRMATATDYQGAVVFLASDASAYMTGANLVVDGGWTAI; from the coding sequence ATGGTTAACCTCTTTTCTCTACTCGATAAAACCGCTATTGTCACCGGTGCTTGTGGGCTCATCGGCCGGCAGCATTGCGCCGCCCTGGCGCTGGCTGGTGCCAACGTGGTAGTGGCTGACCTCGACCTTGCGGCCTGTGCGGCCGTGGCTGCGGAACTGCCGGGCGGCCACCACATGCCACTGGCCGTGAACGTCATCAGCCCAGACTCCCTGGCGACGGCGCGCGACCAGATTTTAGCTCAATTTGGGCACATCGACGTGCTGGTGAACAACGCGGCCATCAACGACATGTTTGAGAACCCGGCTTTGGCGGCGGACTTGTCCAAGTTCGAAAACTTCCCGCTGAGCACCTGGCAGCAGTCGCTGGAGGTGAACGTGACCGGGGTTTTTCTGGCGGCGCAGGTGTTCGGCACGCCCATGGCGGTGCAGGGCCACGGCAGCATTATCAACGTGGCCAGCACCTACGGCCTGGTGGGGCCCGACCAGAGCATTTACGTGAATGCGCAGGGCGAGCAGACCTTCTTTAAGTCGCCCTCCTACCCGGCCACCAAGGGGGCCGTCATCAGCTTTACGCGCTACCTGGCGGCGTATTGGGGCAAGCGCGGCGTGCGCGTCAACACGCTGTCGCCGGGCGGGGTGGAAAATAATCAGGATGGGTTTTTTATTCAGCAGTACAGCGCCAAGACGCCCCTGGGCCGCATGGCCACCGCCACGGATTATCAAGGGGCTGTGGTATTTCTGGCTTCGGATGCTTCCGCTTACATGACGGGCGCCAATCTGGTTGTGGACGGCGGCTGGACGGCCATATGA
- a CDS encoding aminotransferase class III-fold pyridoxal phosphate-dependent enzyme, which produces MPNTVSFNENYPEITKSDELYARAQKIMTPVTQTLAKGPGQYTKGVSPKYVKRGAGSHIWDVDGNEFIDYQMGIGPISLGYAYPRVDDAIRAQLQDGITFSMMHELEVELAELIHEIIPNAESIRISKTGADVCSAAVRVARAFTGRNKLLCCGYHGWHDWYIGTTSRDKGIPQEIKDLTAAFEYNNLDSVKALLDEDVACVILEPFIFDAPKDNFLHELAALCKANGTLLIFDEMWTGFRIAVGGAQEFFGITPDLAVYSKAFANGMPIALLTGRRDVMELFEQDVFFFTTFGGEALSMAAAMATIAEMRENNVPARLAQQGKKLKDGYNLIAADLGLSQYTKCYGYDCRTIVTFDPQAGNPMELKAFMQQELFKRGILWGGFHNMCYSHSDEDVAYTLAAYRDVLPLLKAAIEAGDVASRLLGEPVEAVFRKVTNAAPVKAK; this is translated from the coding sequence ATGCCAAACACCGTTTCCTTCAACGAGAATTATCCCGAAATCACGAAGTCGGATGAGCTGTATGCCCGCGCTCAGAAAATCATGACGCCCGTGACTCAGACGCTGGCCAAAGGGCCCGGGCAATACACCAAGGGCGTCTCGCCGAAGTACGTGAAGCGCGGGGCCGGCTCGCACATCTGGGACGTCGACGGCAACGAATTCATCGATTACCAGATGGGAATTGGGCCGATTTCGCTTGGCTACGCTTACCCGCGAGTGGACGATGCCATTCGGGCCCAGCTGCAGGATGGTATCACCTTCTCGATGATGCACGAATTGGAAGTTGAGCTGGCCGAGCTGATTCACGAAATCATCCCCAACGCCGAGAGCATCCGCATCAGCAAGACCGGGGCCGATGTGTGCTCGGCCGCCGTGCGCGTAGCCCGCGCCTTCACGGGCCGCAACAAGCTGCTGTGCTGCGGCTACCACGGCTGGCACGATTGGTACATCGGCACCACCAGCCGCGACAAAGGCATTCCACAGGAAATAAAGGACCTGACGGCCGCTTTCGAATACAACAACCTGGATTCGGTGAAAGCGCTGCTGGACGAGGACGTGGCCTGCGTGATTCTGGAGCCGTTCATTTTTGATGCGCCCAAAGACAACTTCCTGCACGAGCTGGCTGCGCTCTGCAAGGCCAACGGCACGCTGCTGATTTTTGATGAGATGTGGACCGGCTTCCGCATTGCGGTGGGCGGCGCGCAGGAGTTTTTCGGCATCACGCCCGACCTGGCGGTGTATTCCAAGGCTTTTGCCAACGGCATGCCCATTGCCTTGCTCACCGGCCGCCGCGACGTGATGGAGCTGTTTGAGCAGGACGTATTCTTCTTCACCACTTTCGGTGGCGAGGCCCTGAGCATGGCCGCCGCCATGGCCACCATCGCCGAGATGCGCGAAAATAACGTACCCGCCCGCCTCGCCCAGCAAGGCAAAAAGCTTAAGGACGGCTATAACCTGATAGCCGCCGACCTGGGCCTAAGCCAGTACACTAAGTGCTACGGCTACGACTGCCGCACCATCGTCACCTTCGACCCGCAGGCCGGCAACCCCATGGAGCTAAAGGCCTTCATGCAGCAGGAGCTGTTCAAGCGCGGCATCCTGTGGGGCGGCTTTCACAACATGTGCTACTCGCATTCGGATGAGGACGTGGCCTACACCCTGGCCGCCTACCGCGACGTGCTACCGCTGCTGAAAGCCGCCATTGAGGCCGGGGACGTAGCCTCCCGCCTGCTGGGAGAGCCGGTGGAAGCCGTGTTCCGCAAGGTGACCAACGCCGCGCCGGTTAAAGCGAAGTAA